One genomic region from Ornithinicoccus hortensis encodes:
- a CDS encoding DUF3352 domain-containing protein, giving the protein MTAPTNGVFDRPQGADPYAPEPGNAGKKTGIIITLALVAALVIGGGAFAVTRVLGGGGDQPSSALPGGSAAYVRMDIDPSVGQKIAAVRFLKDLDPEVTATLESDDMRREFFEMIAEDEPSLSNIDYDTDIEPWLGDRLGVGVVPQGEDEPQVAVALQVTDEGAAEEGLTKLFEASEGSDQAGWFFHGDYVVLSSAEMIDDVQAGVEAGTLAENETFTGDIEALGDEGVLSFWADGEQLAPYLDDAEGALDGVPDPTGMSGVAGPGAIGGFLSGSTLDEAQTGRVAAAVRFGEDHIELHGITRGFPVQIEDGDTAQLVQDLPEDTAVAFGQEHGDQLVAIAFEQMNKAMPDEMAQMQSEASAQGFEIPGDIQTLVGQSLAIGVGPQIAEIDQIDDPSQIPAVIRVQTDTDAANAVIDKAVVAAGATPEDLEAYVVRRVDDGVLSLGLSQDYVDSAVAGGLGDNPTFQSAVPNAAEADSVFYVDLNAFEQYYLSEITDENTRASVEQIAAVGMSATWSGENGEFTLRVVAD; this is encoded by the coding sequence ATGACTGCACCAACCAATGGCGTCTTCGACCGCCCGCAGGGGGCGGACCCGTACGCGCCAGAGCCCGGCAACGCGGGCAAGAAGACCGGAATCATCATCACCCTGGCCCTCGTGGCCGCCCTCGTGATCGGCGGTGGCGCCTTCGCGGTGACCCGGGTCCTCGGCGGCGGCGGCGACCAGCCCTCGAGCGCGCTCCCGGGCGGCAGCGCCGCCTACGTCCGGATGGACATCGATCCCAGCGTCGGCCAGAAGATCGCCGCCGTGCGCTTCCTGAAGGACCTCGACCCGGAGGTCACCGCGACGCTGGAGAGCGACGACATGCGTCGCGAGTTCTTCGAGATGATCGCCGAGGACGAGCCGTCGCTGAGCAACATCGACTACGACACCGACATCGAGCCCTGGCTGGGCGACCGGCTCGGCGTGGGCGTCGTCCCGCAGGGCGAGGACGAGCCGCAGGTCGCGGTCGCCCTGCAGGTGACCGACGAGGGCGCCGCCGAGGAGGGCCTCACCAAGCTGTTCGAGGCCTCCGAGGGCTCCGACCAGGCCGGCTGGTTCTTCCACGGCGACTACGTCGTGCTGTCCTCCGCCGAGATGATCGACGACGTGCAGGCCGGCGTCGAGGCCGGGACCCTGGCCGAGAACGAGACCTTCACCGGTGACATCGAGGCGCTCGGCGACGAGGGCGTGCTGTCCTTCTGGGCCGACGGCGAGCAGCTCGCCCCCTACCTCGACGACGCCGAGGGCGCGCTGGACGGGGTCCCGGACCCGACCGGCATGTCCGGGGTCGCCGGCCCGGGCGCGATCGGCGGGTTCCTGTCCGGCTCCACCCTCGACGAGGCGCAGACCGGCCGCGTCGCCGCCGCCGTCCGGTTCGGCGAGGACCACATCGAGCTGCACGGCATCACCCGCGGCTTCCCGGTCCAGATCGAGGACGGCGACACCGCCCAGCTGGTGCAGGACCTCCCCGAGGACACCGCGGTGGCCTTCGGCCAGGAGCACGGCGACCAGCTCGTCGCGATCGCCTTCGAGCAGATGAACAAGGCGATGCCGGACGAGATGGCCCAGATGCAGTCCGAGGCGTCCGCGCAGGGCTTCGAGATCCCCGGTGACATCCAGACCCTGGTGGGTCAGAGCCTGGCCATCGGGGTGGGCCCCCAGATCGCCGAGATCGACCAGATCGACGACCCGTCCCAGATCCCGGCCGTGATCCGGGTGCAGACCGACACCGACGCCGCCAACGCGGTCATCGACAAGGCGGTCGTGGCGGCCGGCGCGACCCCGGAGGACCTGGAGGCCTACGTGGTGCGCCGGGTCGACGACGGCGTGCTGAGCCTGGGCCTGAGCCAGGACTACGTGGACAGCGCCGTCGCGGGCGGGCTGGGTGACAACCCGACCTTCCAGTCCGCGGTTCCCAACGCGGCCGAGGCCGACAGCGTGTTCTACGTCGACCTCAACGCCTTCGAGCAGTACTACCTCTCGGAGATCACCGACGAGAACACCCGCGCCAGCGTCGAGCAGATCGCGGCCGTCGGCATGAGCGCCACCTGGTCCGGCGAGAACGGCGAGTTCACCCTGCGGGTGGTCGCTGACTGA
- a CDS encoding GNAT family N-acetyltransferase: protein MPLTVRRALPEEFDRVGEMTATAYVHDGHLPADYSYVQVLRDAPARAREADLLVATDGTTLLGTVTWCPDGSAYTELAGPGEGEFRMLAVPPEARRRGAARALVRACLDRSSAAGHTRVVLSTQPGMTAAHALYASFGFVRDPDRDWEPAPGVQLLAYALELGPGS, encoded by the coding sequence ATGCCGTTGACCGTGCGCCGGGCGCTGCCCGAGGAGTTCGACCGGGTCGGCGAGATGACCGCGACGGCCTACGTGCACGACGGCCACCTGCCCGCCGACTACTCCTACGTGCAGGTGCTCCGGGACGCGCCCGCCCGGGCCCGGGAGGCCGACCTGCTGGTCGCCACCGACGGGACCACCCTGCTGGGCACGGTCACCTGGTGCCCGGACGGGTCGGCATACACAGAGCTCGCCGGCCCGGGCGAGGGCGAGTTCCGGATGCTCGCGGTGCCCCCGGAGGCGCGACGTCGCGGCGCGGCCCGGGCCCTGGTGCGAGCCTGCCTCGACCGGAGCAGTGCCGCGGGGCACACCCGGGTCGTGCTCTCCACGCAGCCCGGTATGACGGCAGCCCACGCGCTCTACGCCTCGTTCGGCTTCGTGCGTGACCCCGACCGGGACTGGGAACCGGCCCCCGGCGTCCAACTGCTGGCCTACGCCCTCGAGCTGGGGCCAGGTAGCTGA
- a CDS encoding sulfotransferase family protein, with translation MLPGSTPATPGGRAVVAPLFVGGTGRSGTTIAAQLLGQHPDLALIPIELRFHVDAGGLCDVAAGRTDVATFEEKLRRLWFWRPPNNSGPRGIHVIAEESTLDAGLARLHAAHEADPWGACRQFIDDLVQPFVERTGARTWVEMTPPNGKRADALCRMFPDARVVHMVRDGRDVASSVARRSWGPDDTLSALTWWRQGMTRIAQSMSKADPDRVRAIRLESLVVSRREEEYAGLLEFAGVTDSEPVRRFFDDEVAAGSLHAGSWRGGLDDAQVREIEDAYERALAQLAAKGIQLPPA, from the coding sequence GTGCTTCCCGGATCCACACCTGCGACCCCCGGAGGCAGGGCCGTCGTCGCCCCGCTGTTCGTCGGGGGGACCGGACGCAGCGGCACGACGATCGCGGCCCAGCTCCTCGGTCAGCACCCCGACCTGGCCCTCATCCCGATCGAGCTCCGGTTCCACGTGGACGCCGGCGGGTTGTGCGACGTGGCGGCGGGCAGGACCGACGTCGCGACCTTCGAGGAGAAGCTGCGACGCCTCTGGTTCTGGCGGCCGCCCAACAACTCGGGCCCCCGCGGCATCCACGTGATCGCGGAGGAGTCCACGCTCGACGCAGGGCTGGCCCGGCTGCACGCGGCCCACGAGGCGGACCCGTGGGGGGCCTGCCGACAGTTCATTGACGACCTGGTCCAGCCGTTCGTCGAGCGCACCGGCGCCCGCACCTGGGTGGAGATGACCCCGCCGAACGGCAAGCGTGCCGACGCCCTCTGCCGGATGTTCCCGGACGCCCGGGTCGTCCACATGGTCCGGGACGGCCGCGACGTGGCGTCGTCGGTGGCGCGCCGGTCGTGGGGACCGGACGACACGCTCTCGGCGCTCACCTGGTGGCGTCAGGGGATGACCCGGATCGCGCAGTCGATGAGCAAGGCCGATCCGGACCGGGTCCGGGCCATCCGGCTGGAGTCCCTCGTGGTGAGCCGGCGGGAGGAGGAGTATGCCGGGCTGCTCGAGTTCGCCGGGGTGACGGACAGTGAGCCGGTGCGGCGCTTCTTCGACGACGAGGTCGCCGCCGGGTCGCTGCACGCCGGGTCGTGGCGCGGGGGACTCGACGATGCACAGGTGCGGGAGATCGAGGACGCCTACGAGCGCGCCCTGGCCCAGTTGGCCGCCAAGGGCATCCAGCTCCCGCCGGCCTGA